One Weissella ceti DNA window includes the following coding sequences:
- a CDS encoding segregation and condensation protein A has translation MTDVLTYHLEDFDGPLDLLLHLIKINEMDIFDIPIVDITQQYLEFLHTAEAHNLDVGGDFLVMAATLMAIKASYLLPQPEIFDPDAELDPLLEQGDPREELMQQLLEYQQYQEAAEDLRELEGARQLQFSRAAMDVPDDIDAAPLPVGLELEDLQAAFTRLLQKRTVKEQRGQTRTMRNETWSVRQQMNLVMQRVMEERDVTFDSLFGPDDSRDKIVTTFLGLLELVRHQHILVDQAEKFGTIRFTPGELPYTFKEEGN, from the coding sequence ATGACTGATGTACTAACTTATCACTTAGAAGATTTTGATGGGCCACTAGACCTATTACTTCATTTGATTAAGATTAATGAAATGGATATCTTTGATATTCCAATCGTGGATATTACCCAACAATATTTGGAGTTTTTGCATACTGCAGAGGCGCATAATTTGGATGTGGGCGGTGATTTCTTGGTGATGGCGGCCACGTTAATGGCTATTAAGGCTAGTTACCTATTACCGCAACCAGAAATTTTTGATCCCGACGCTGAATTAGATCCATTATTGGAGCAGGGTGACCCACGTGAAGAGTTGATGCAGCAATTGTTGGAGTACCAACAATATCAAGAAGCTGCCGAAGATTTGCGTGAACTTGAAGGTGCACGTCAATTGCAATTCTCGCGTGCTGCAATGGATGTACCAGATGATATTGATGCTGCACCATTACCGGTAGGCCTTGAACTAGAGGACTTACAAGCAGCGTTCACACGATTGTTGCAGAAACGTACAGTGAAAGAACAGCGTGGGCAAACACGTACTATGCGTAATGAAACATGGTCTGTACGTCAACAAATGAATTTGGTAATGCAACGTGTCATGGAAGAACGAGATGTGACCTTTGACTCACTATTTGGACCTGATGATAGTCGTGATAAGATCGTAACGACTTTCTTAGGACTACTAGAATTGGTACGCCATCAACATATTTTGGTGGACCAAGCAGAGAAGTTTGGCACAATACGTTTTACACCTGGTGAGTTACCATACACATTTAAAGAAGAAGGAAATTAA
- the cmk gene encoding (d)CMP kinase — MNLIQIAIDGPASAGKSTIAKILANDLDYVYVDTGAMYRTVTLAVLRAGIDPSDETAVTDLLPTINIRFAPGEDGQRVFLNEDEVTKDIRSSEVVKHVSAVASYVAVRTAMTKKQRDITATNSVVMDGRDIGTTVLPDAQVKIFLIASVQERAERRYRENQLKGTAAEESLEEIAVAIERRDYLDSHREISPLRKADDAVEVDTTGHTIEEVVESVKKIMATKIN; from the coding sequence ATGAATTTAATCCAGATTGCAATTGATGGCCCCGCATCAGCTGGGAAGTCAACTATCGCAAAGATTTTGGCTAACGATTTAGACTACGTGTATGTTGATACTGGTGCGATGTATCGTACTGTAACGCTTGCCGTGTTACGCGCAGGTATAGATCCGAGTGATGAAACAGCCGTAACAGATTTATTGCCGACAATTAATATTCGTTTTGCTCCTGGAGAAGACGGCCAACGTGTCTTTTTAAATGAAGATGAGGTGACAAAAGATATTCGATCATCTGAAGTTGTGAAGCATGTATCAGCAGTTGCGTCATACGTGGCAGTTCGTACAGCAATGACGAAAAAGCAACGTGATATTACAGCAACAAATAGTGTGGTGATGGATGGCCGTGATATTGGGACGACTGTTTTACCTGATGCACAAGTAAAGATTTTTTTGATTGCATCAGTTCAAGAACGCGCAGAACGTCGCTATCGAGAAAATCAATTGAAGGGCACAGCTGCAGAGGAATCATTAGAAGAAATTGCAGTAGCCATTGAACGTCGAGATTATCTAGATTCACATCGTGAAATTTCTCCACTACGTAAAGCAGATGATGCAGTTGAAGTTGATACAACAGGTCACACAATTGAAGAAGTTGTGGAATCTGTAAAGAAAATCATGGCGACAAAAATTAATTAA
- the rpsA gene encoding 30S ribosomal protein S1 translates to MNEENNELLAALDSVAEVKVGDVVKGEVLAIDDNRQVIVGIEGAGVEGVIPMRELTSDRDADVNDLVKVGDVIDLVVVSTIGSDKEGGSYLLSKRRLEARRAWEEIASKFNAGDIVEAPVTQVVKGGLVVDVAGVRGFVPASMIENRFVQDLNQYKGQTIRAKIIEIDPTESRLILSRRDVLNEERSEALARVFNELAEGDVVEGKVARMTNFGAFIDLGGVDGLVHVSEISHDRVSQPSDVLSVGDDVKVKILGLDPEKERISLSIKATQPGPWEAAAENAPEGTVLEGTVKRVVDFGAFVEVFPGVEGLVHVSQIAHKHVNNPADVLTAGDKVNVKVLEVNPDKQRLSLSIKALEEAPEREENASSSNNNGGDRPRRQRRPRQEAAPKNYSTSEEEGSATLGDAFGDIFKDFN, encoded by the coding sequence ATGAACGAAGAAAACAATGAGTTATTGGCAGCTCTTGACAGCGTAGCCGAAGTTAAAGTTGGTGATGTAGTTAAGGGTGAAGTCTTAGCAATTGATGATAACCGTCAAGTTATCGTTGGTATTGAAGGAGCCGGTGTTGAAGGAGTAATCCCAATGCGCGAACTTACTTCAGACCGCGATGCAGACGTTAACGATCTTGTTAAGGTTGGAGACGTTATTGATTTGGTAGTTGTATCAACTATCGGATCTGACAAGGAAGGTGGATCATACCTACTTTCAAAGCGTCGCCTTGAAGCTCGTCGTGCTTGGGAAGAAATCGCAAGCAAGTTTAACGCAGGTGACATCGTTGAAGCACCTGTTACCCAAGTTGTTAAGGGTGGATTGGTTGTAGACGTTGCTGGAGTACGTGGATTCGTACCTGCATCAATGATCGAAAACCGCTTTGTACAAGATTTGAACCAATACAAGGGTCAAACTATCCGTGCAAAGATCATCGAAATCGATCCTACTGAAAGCCGTTTGATCTTGTCACGTCGCGATGTTTTGAACGAAGAACGTTCTGAAGCATTGGCACGTGTATTCAACGAATTGGCTGAAGGTGATGTTGTTGAAGGTAAGGTTGCTCGTATGACTAACTTTGGTGCCTTCATCGACCTTGGTGGTGTAGATGGTTTGGTACACGTATCTGAAATCTCACACGATCGCGTTTCACAACCTTCTGACGTATTGTCAGTTGGTGATGATGTTAAGGTTAAGATTTTGGGATTGGACCCTGAAAAGGAACGTATCTCATTGTCAATCAAGGCAACTCAACCAGGACCATGGGAAGCAGCTGCTGAAAACGCTCCTGAAGGAACTGTTCTTGAAGGAACTGTTAAGCGTGTAGTTGACTTCGGTGCCTTTGTGGAAGTATTCCCAGGTGTTGAAGGACTAGTTCACGTTTCACAAATTGCTCACAAGCACGTGAACAACCCAGCCGACGTTTTGACTGCTGGTGACAAGGTTAACGTTAAGGTTCTTGAAGTGAACCCTGACAAGCAACGTTTGTCATTGTCAATCAAGGCTTTGGAAGAAGCGCCTGAACGCGAAGAAAACGCCTCATCATCAAACAACAATGGTGGTGACCGTCCTCGTCGTCAACGTCGTCCTCGTCAAGAAGCTGCTCCAAAGAACTACTCAACTTCTGAAGAAGAAGGATCAGCAACTTTGGGTGACGCCTTTGGTGACATCTTCAAGGATTTCAACTAA
- a CDS encoding RecQ family ATP-dependent DNA helicase, with protein MAEQDIYQVLQQRFGFNRFKPGQEEIIQALLDQEPVMAMLPTGGGKSLIYQMMGYLRPGVTIIVTPLLSLMQDQVARLNYQGERAVVAFNSTLTGYERQRVLERIDRYRFIFISPEMLNQEEVMHALQRVQINLMVIDEAHTMLTWGPDFRPDYLALTQIHEQLKAPQLLLLTATATPSMLSDLKSYFPLVAKKWFTYVESVDRPNIYLHTEHFQQRKDKKDRLGGLINQLQGPGLVYFSSRNEATNMAREMQRETGKRIAAYHGGLETTERYRIQQQFMQGQLDVIMATSAFGMGIDKDNIRYVIHYHMSSDIPNYLQEFGRAGRNGENAVAILLFAPGDEQLHYGLIDQTIPDDQTIKMFYQTGRIQSPEKQQLLTYYQNADYREVEVLDIMHARKNARYADLEKMRQYANANGRLREKILQFFGETLPSDYELYESVGQRLWQPEELGLIATETPDVQDSLQNWQVKLAQLFKKK; from the coding sequence ATGGCAGAACAAGATATCTATCAAGTCTTGCAACAACGCTTTGGTTTCAATCGATTTAAACCTGGTCAAGAGGAAATTATTCAAGCATTATTGGATCAAGAACCAGTTATGGCGATGTTGCCAACCGGGGGTGGTAAGTCCTTAATTTATCAGATGATGGGATATCTGCGACCTGGTGTCACAATCATCGTCACGCCATTGTTGTCATTAATGCAAGATCAAGTTGCGCGTTTGAATTACCAAGGTGAGCGTGCTGTCGTCGCGTTCAATTCCACGTTAACTGGATATGAACGCCAACGTGTCTTAGAACGCATTGATCGATATCGTTTCATCTTCATTTCTCCAGAAATGTTGAATCAAGAAGAAGTGATGCATGCGTTACAACGTGTACAGATCAACTTAATGGTCATTGACGAAGCACATACGATGCTGACGTGGGGGCCGGATTTTAGACCGGATTACTTAGCTTTAACGCAAATTCATGAGCAATTAAAGGCGCCGCAATTATTGTTATTAACAGCGACAGCGACGCCAAGTATGTTAAGTGATTTAAAAAGCTATTTTCCATTAGTTGCTAAGAAGTGGTTTACCTACGTTGAATCAGTCGATCGGCCCAATATTTATTTGCACACGGAACATTTTCAACAGCGCAAAGATAAGAAGGACCGCTTAGGCGGTTTAATTAATCAATTACAAGGACCAGGCCTTGTGTATTTCTCTAGTCGTAATGAAGCAACGAATATGGCCCGAGAAATGCAACGAGAAACGGGAAAGCGAATTGCTGCGTATCATGGTGGCTTAGAAACGACGGAACGTTATCGCATTCAACAACAGTTCATGCAGGGGCAGCTAGACGTGATTATGGCGACATCTGCCTTTGGAATGGGAATTGATAAAGATAACATTCGTTATGTGATTCATTACCATATGAGTAGTGATATTCCCAATTATTTACAAGAATTTGGTCGTGCGGGCCGAAATGGGGAGAATGCAGTAGCAATTTTATTGTTTGCTCCTGGGGATGAACAGCTACATTATGGATTAATTGATCAAACGATTCCTGATGATCAAACGATTAAAATGTTTTATCAGACTGGTCGAATACAATCGCCAGAAAAGCAACAGCTCTTAACGTACTATCAAAATGCTGACTATCGTGAAGTTGAAGTGTTGGATATTATGCATGCTCGTAAAAATGCACGCTACGCAGATTTAGAAAAAATGCGGCAATATGCAAATGCAAACGGACGCTTGCGAGAGAAAATCTTACAATTTTTTGGTGAAACATTACCATCTGATTATGAACTTTACGAATCAGTAGGACAACGTTTGTGGCAGCCGGAAGAATTAGGATTAATCGCAACGGAAACGCCCGACGTGCAAGATAGCTTGCAAAATTGGCAAGTAAAGTTAGCGCAATTGTTTAAGAAAAAGTAA
- the scpB gene encoding SMC-Scp complex subunit ScpB, producing MSTRQQIEAVLFVAGDEGVTIAEMSAITGFSFSAIAQILDDLAEHYVADEDSSLDLLQTDDRYQLVTKAELADTVRRYFTVPLTTSLSQASLEVLAIVAYKQPITRIGIDEIRRVQSQATLQKLMLRNLVEIKGRSKEIGRPNLYGTTDYFLNYFGLNKLTDLPPLGELDLLEALKTVENTTVPLMNDESSFETTENNGEENG from the coding sequence ATGAGTACCCGACAACAAATTGAAGCTGTCTTATTCGTGGCAGGGGATGAAGGAGTCACAATCGCTGAAATGAGCGCGATTACTGGTTTCTCCTTTTCGGCAATAGCCCAAATTTTAGATGATTTAGCTGAACACTATGTTGCTGATGAAGATTCAAGTCTGGATTTGTTGCAGACCGATGATCGTTATCAATTAGTGACTAAGGCTGAGTTAGCGGATACTGTTCGACGTTATTTTACGGTGCCGTTAACGACATCATTGTCACAAGCATCATTAGAAGTATTGGCCATTGTGGCATATAAGCAACCAATTACGCGAATTGGAATCGATGAAATTCGTCGTGTTCAATCACAAGCCACTTTGCAAAAGTTAATGCTACGTAATTTAGTGGAGATCAAAGGCCGTTCAAAGGAAATTGGTCGTCCAAACTTATATGGGACAACGGATTACTTCTTGAATTATTTCGGTTTGAACAAATTGACAGATTTGCCACCATTAGGGGAACTAGACCTATTGGAAGCATTGAAAACAGTAGAAAACACAACAGTCCCATTGATGAACGATGAGTCATCATTTGAGACAACAGAGAACAATGGAGAAGAAAATGGCTGA
- a CDS encoding LysM peptidoglycan-binding domain-containing protein, whose product MSENEEKVQKDSQEPWDNSFSGSKPEQTSRVAHRRKTQQVRVIIGVLIAAVVALSMVPVIGYLQTLNQPTSQEQAWSKTMTSETKVTSFSSDAAKSEEKAAAKKAEAESQKAQEEAKKAADQESKAESKSEDKNKDKDKDQKTVAVEAGQGAFRVATNAGITVDELRTLNPGVNIDSLSAGQMLRVK is encoded by the coding sequence ATGTCTGAAAACGAAGAAAAAGTGCAAAAAGACTCACAAGAGCCATGGGACAATAGTTTTTCAGGAAGCAAGCCTGAACAAACATCTCGTGTTGCACATCGCCGTAAGACCCAACAAGTCCGAGTTATTATCGGTGTGTTGATTGCGGCTGTGGTTGCATTATCAATGGTACCGGTAATCGGATACCTACAAACATTGAATCAACCAACTAGCCAAGAACAAGCATGGTCAAAGACAATGACGTCAGAGACTAAGGTAACAAGCTTCTCAAGTGATGCTGCCAAGTCTGAAGAAAAGGCTGCAGCAAAGAAGGCTGAAGCTGAAAGCCAAAAGGCTCAAGAAGAAGCTAAAAAAGCAGCTGATCAAGAATCAAAGGCTGAATCTAAGTCAGAGGATAAGAACAAAGACAAGGATAAGGATCAAAAGACCGTTGCTGTTGAAGCAGGTCAAGGAGCTTTCCGTGTTGCAACTAATGCTGGTATCACAGTTGATGAATTGCGCACACTGAACCCAGGCGTTAACATTGATAGTTTGTCAGCCGGACAAATGTTGCGTGTTAAGTAA
- the der gene encoding ribosome biogenesis GTPase Der, translating into MALPVMAIVGRPNVGKSTIFNSIAGDRISIVEDTPGITRDRIYTRAEWLTQEFRLIDTGGIDIDDEPFMSQITHQAEIAIDEADVIVFVVSAKEGMTEADERVAKILYRSKKPVVLAVNKVDNVEMRAEIYDFYALGFGEPFPISGTHRTGMGDLLDQVVKEFPETDGVTDDDKIRFSLIGRPNVGKSSIVNALLGEERVIVSNIAGTTRDAIDTKFTTPEGDEFVMVDTAGIRKRGKVYETTEKYSVMRAMRAIDDSNVVLMVLNAEEGIREQDKHVAGYAHEAGRAIVIVVNKWDTLEKNNNTMKEFEETIRSEFQYLSYAPIIFVSAKTKQRLDKLPALIKQVDENHKRRIQSATLNEVIMDALALNPTPSVNGKRLRVYYATQVAVQPPTFVVFVNEPELMHFSYARFLENQIRKSFDFTGTPIHLIKRARK; encoded by the coding sequence ATGGCATTACCAGTTATGGCGATCGTTGGTCGCCCAAACGTTGGAAAGTCTACTATCTTCAACTCTATTGCAGGTGATCGTATTTCTATCGTGGAAGATACTCCCGGTATTACGCGTGATCGTATTTACACACGTGCAGAATGGTTGACACAAGAATTCCGTTTGATTGATACAGGTGGAATTGACATTGATGACGAACCATTCATGTCACAAATTACACATCAAGCTGAAATTGCGATTGATGAAGCTGATGTGATTGTTTTCGTTGTTTCTGCTAAGGAAGGTATGACAGAAGCGGATGAACGTGTTGCAAAGATTTTGTACCGTTCAAAGAAGCCTGTTGTGCTAGCAGTTAACAAGGTTGACAACGTTGAAATGCGTGCAGAAATTTATGATTTCTACGCACTTGGATTTGGGGAACCATTCCCAATTTCTGGTACGCACCGTACTGGAATGGGAGACCTGTTGGATCAAGTCGTTAAGGAATTCCCAGAAACTGATGGGGTCACTGATGACGATAAGATTCGTTTCTCATTGATTGGACGTCCTAACGTTGGAAAGTCTTCAATTGTTAATGCATTGTTGGGTGAAGAACGTGTTATCGTTTCTAACATTGCTGGAACAACTCGTGACGCAATCGACACAAAGTTTACAACACCTGAAGGTGATGAATTCGTGATGGTCGACACGGCCGGAATTCGTAAGCGTGGTAAGGTCTACGAAACAACAGAAAAGTATTCAGTTATGCGTGCGATGCGTGCGATTGATGACTCAAACGTTGTGTTGATGGTCTTGAACGCTGAAGAAGGTATTCGTGAACAAGACAAGCACGTTGCTGGTTACGCTCACGAAGCTGGACGTGCAATTGTGATCGTTGTTAACAAGTGGGATACACTTGAAAAGAACAACAACACAATGAAGGAATTTGAAGAAACTATTCGTAGTGAATTCCAATACCTATCATACGCCCCCATTATTTTCGTTTCTGCTAAGACTAAGCAACGTTTGGACAAGTTGCCTGCCTTGATTAAGCAAGTAGACGAGAATCACAAGCGTCGTATTCAATCTGCAACATTGAATGAAGTTATCATGGATGCCTTGGCGTTGAATCCAACGCCAAGCGTTAATGGTAAGCGTCTACGCGTTTACTACGCAACGCAAGTGGCTGTTCAACCACCTACATTCGTCGTGTTTGTTAATGAACCAGAACTAATGCACTTTTCATATGCGCGTTTCCTAGAAAATCAAATCCGTAAGTCATTTGACTTTACTGGAACGCCAATTCACTTGATTAAGCGTGCTCGTAAATAA
- the xerD gene encoding site-specific tyrosine recombinase XerD gives MKIDVGPFQDQLMDYLHYLTVERGLSQNTKLSYQQDLVKFFKFLQDKKLSLSDVDRFLVMDFLKELDDQGKARNSIIHMVSTLRKFFQFALESGWVTMNPMEHVDPPKKAQHLPAVLTTSEVDDLLALPDTNTRLGLRNRTMLEVMYATGLRVSELVNLKLDDLHLDLGLIKTLGKGDKERIIPIGDIAAKWLTRYINEARPLQGKQQDPKIVFLNDHGRQLTRQGVWKLIKQWVNQAGITKEVSPHTLRHSFATHILENGADLRIVQELLGHADISTTQIYTHISDKRLTQVYNQSHPRA, from the coding sequence ATGAAAATTGATGTCGGACCATTCCAAGATCAACTGATGGATTATCTACACTATCTAACAGTTGAACGTGGATTATCACAAAACACTAAATTGTCGTATCAACAAGATTTAGTAAAATTCTTCAAATTCTTACAAGATAAAAAATTATCATTAAGTGACGTTGATCGTTTTCTCGTCATGGATTTCTTGAAAGAACTAGATGACCAAGGCAAGGCACGTAATTCAATCATTCATATGGTTTCAACGCTCCGTAAATTCTTTCAGTTTGCATTGGAATCTGGTTGGGTCACGATGAATCCAATGGAGCATGTTGATCCGCCGAAGAAAGCGCAACACTTACCAGCTGTATTAACAACCAGTGAGGTTGATGATCTTTTAGCATTACCAGATACGAATACACGATTAGGTTTGCGTAATCGTACGATGTTAGAAGTGATGTATGCGACTGGTTTACGTGTCAGCGAACTTGTTAATCTGAAATTAGATGATTTACATTTAGACTTAGGTTTAATTAAGACGCTTGGTAAAGGGGACAAGGAACGTATTATTCCTATTGGTGATATCGCCGCTAAATGGTTAACGCGTTATATTAATGAAGCACGTCCACTGCAAGGCAAACAACAAGATCCAAAGATTGTTTTCTTGAATGATCATGGGCGTCAGTTGACCCGCCAAGGTGTGTGGAAGTTAATTAAACAATGGGTAAACCAAGCTGGTATCACTAAGGAAGTGTCACCGCACACGCTGCGTCATTCATTTGCGACGCATATTTTAGAAAATGGGGCTGATTTACGTATTGTTCAAGAATTGTTGGGGCATGCGGACATCTCAACAACCCAGATTTATACACATATTTCAGACAAGCGTTTAACGCAAGTCTACAATCAAAGTCATCCACGGGCTTAA
- a CDS encoding ECF transporter S component, whose amino-acid sequence MQRIKSLTVISILGTMSFILMLLTQFPIVPGVSFLKMDFSFVPVFLGAMLVNVKTGYTILILRSVLKLLLDNGGVETYIGLPMNIIGLAVLLTVVMKVMGTDFTTWRVSRYVMASLAGTLLLTVVMVGMNYVYGIPLYAWLVNFDINQIFGTGNYLIYMVVPFNLLFGAILMIVLGMLVFPFKAMFARLRQQLQG is encoded by the coding sequence ATGCAACGTATTAAATCACTCACAGTTATCTCAATTTTAGGGACAATGTCCTTCATTTTGATGCTTTTGACACAATTTCCGATTGTGCCAGGGGTTTCGTTCTTAAAGATGGACTTTTCATTTGTGCCTGTATTTTTAGGTGCAATGTTAGTAAATGTTAAGACTGGTTATACCATTTTGATATTACGCTCTGTGCTAAAATTACTATTAGATAATGGTGGGGTAGAAACTTACATTGGACTACCAATGAATATCATTGGGTTAGCGGTCTTGCTAACTGTCGTCATGAAGGTGATGGGAACTGATTTTACAACATGGCGTGTTTCACGTTATGTCATGGCATCATTAGCTGGAACATTGCTATTAACTGTGGTGATGGTTGGAATGAACTATGTCTACGGAATTCCGCTATATGCCTGGTTAGTTAACTTTGACATTAATCAGATTTTTGGAACAGGCAACTACTTAATCTACATGGTTGTACCATTTAATTTATTATTCGGGGCAATCTTAATGATCGTATTAGGGATGCTAGTCTTTCCATTTAAGGCGATGTTTGCACGTTTACGCCAACAATTACAAGGGTAG
- a CDS encoding CvfB family protein gives MAHTVGEIITATVTDENDMDFFAQVDGVTYAIDKRELEKPLKIGGMVTGFAYENDRHQLQITKNVPDVRLGHYAWGTVTDIRRDLGVFVDIGLPNKDLALSLDELPTIKELWPQRGDKLMVTLRIDNKDRLWAELGSGEVMQAIRVPAKPYMRNQNVKATVYRLKMVGTLVITEHYQLGFIHPSERNREPRLGEEVDVRVIGVREDGNLNLSMRPRNLEVLGEDAQMILTLLERSATHTLPYNDKSEPKLISRYFGMSKSQFKRAVGTLYKQRKITQDEDGLHLVETEEN, from the coding sequence ATGGCTCACACAGTTGGTGAAATTATCACCGCAACCGTTACAGATGAAAATGATATGGATTTCTTCGCTCAAGTTGATGGAGTTACATATGCCATTGACAAGCGCGAATTAGAAAAGCCCCTAAAGATTGGGGGGATGGTGACAGGTTTTGCTTACGAAAATGATCGTCATCAATTACAAATTACAAAGAATGTCCCAGACGTTCGCCTAGGACACTATGCTTGGGGAACTGTGACTGATATCCGTCGTGACCTTGGTGTCTTCGTTGATATTGGTTTGCCAAACAAGGACTTGGCTTTGTCACTTGATGAATTGCCAACGATCAAGGAATTGTGGCCACAACGTGGTGACAAGTTGATGGTGACATTGCGTATCGACAACAAGGATCGTCTATGGGCAGAACTTGGTTCAGGTGAAGTGATGCAAGCTATCCGTGTGCCTGCAAAGCCATACATGCGTAATCAAAATGTTAAGGCCACAGTTTACCGTTTGAAGATGGTTGGAACTTTGGTTATTACAGAACATTACCAATTAGGATTTATCCACCCAAGTGAACGTAACCGCGAACCACGTCTTGGTGAAGAAGTAGATGTACGTGTTATCGGTGTTCGTGAAGACGGAAACTTGAACCTATCAATGCGTCCACGTAACTTGGAAGTGTTGGGTGAAGACGCACAAATGATTTTGACGTTGTTAGAACGTTCAGCAACACACACATTGCCATATAATGACAAGTCAGAACCTAAGTTGATTTCTCGTTACTTTGGAATGTCTAAGTCACAATTCAAGCGTGCCGTTGGTACTTTGTACAAGCAACGTAAGATTACACAAGATGAAGACGGACTACACTTGGTTGAAACTGAAGAAAACTAA
- a CDS encoding pseudouridine synthase, whose translation MAERLQKVMAQAGVASRRASEKLIAEGSVSVNGKIVTELGTKVERGDKIQVNGTPIEGTEKKVYYLLNKPRGVVTTTSDDKDRDTVMDVLKDVQERVYPVGRLDYDTTGVLLMTNDGELANMLMHPKYNIDKVYVAKVKGIPTNDQLKELRQGVTVRTVEKNRHVTYHAAPAKAEVISTDHRKQVAMVRLTIHEGRYHQVKEMMKAVGHPVIKLTRERYGMLDLTGLVPGEYRDLRYEEVQNLKSGQQFRKSGGRL comes from the coding sequence ATGGCTGAACGACTACAAAAAGTTATGGCACAAGCCGGGGTTGCGTCACGACGTGCCTCTGAAAAGCTAATCGCAGAAGGAAGTGTTTCTGTTAACGGTAAGATCGTGACAGAACTTGGAACTAAGGTTGAACGTGGGGACAAGATTCAAGTTAATGGAACACCAATCGAAGGGACTGAAAAGAAGGTATACTACCTACTAAACAAGCCTCGTGGGGTTGTGACAACAACTTCTGACGATAAGGATCGTGACACAGTTATGGACGTTTTGAAGGACGTGCAAGAACGTGTTTACCCAGTTGGACGTTTGGATTACGACACTACAGGTGTGTTGTTGATGACCAACGATGGTGAATTGGCCAACATGCTAATGCACCCTAAGTACAACATCGACAAGGTGTATGTTGCGAAGGTTAAGGGAATTCCAACTAACGATCAACTAAAGGAATTGCGTCAAGGTGTGACAGTGCGTACGGTTGAAAAGAACCGTCACGTGACTTATCATGCAGCGCCAGCTAAGGCTGAAGTGATCTCAACTGATCACCGTAAGCAAGTGGCAATGGTTCGTTTGACAATTCATGAAGGACGTTACCACCAAGTTAAGGAAATGATGAAGGCCGTTGGTCATCCAGTTATTAAGTTGACACGTGAACGTTACGGAATGCTTGATTTGACTGGCTTGGTGCCAGGTGAATACCGTGACTTGCGTTACGAAGAAGTCCAAAACTTGAAGTCAGGACAACAATTCCGTAAGTCTGGTGGACGTCTATAA
- a CDS encoding reductase: MLNIVKKDQEKIAIGLLSYLPRFREFHRAQREFAWYESNPKDRQLLLWRNNDTNHYSAVIGVEFAYGNVVVCLLAFGAEVPHTERRERLFEILDSLQRSFHGQMILGTLRTQELITKWQREMND; the protein is encoded by the coding sequence ATGTTGAATATTGTCAAAAAAGATCAAGAAAAAATCGCGATTGGGCTTTTGTCTTATTTGCCACGTTTTCGTGAATTCCATCGAGCACAACGTGAATTTGCTTGGTATGAATCAAATCCTAAAGATCGTCAATTATTGTTATGGCGTAATAATGATACTAATCATTACTCAGCTGTGATTGGCGTTGAATTTGCCTATGGAAACGTTGTAGTCTGCTTGCTCGCTTTTGGAGCAGAAGTGCCGCACACAGAAAGACGTGAACGTTTGTTTGAGATTTTAGATTCGTTACAACGTTCATTCCATGGCCAAATGATTTTAGGTACATTACGTACGCAAGAATTAATTACGAAATGGCAGCGTGAAATGAATGACTGA